A single Pirellulaceae bacterium DNA region contains:
- a CDS encoding SDR family oxidoreductase, which yields MARVLVTGGAGFIGSHIAEACVKRGDTVRVLDNLCAGFQHNLADVWDDIEFIQGDVADESITARAVRDVELVFHQAALASVPLSIERPLDTHRACVTGTLNVLHQAAQAGVRRVVYAASSSAYGDRPYSAKRETDLPQVLSPYAAAKLAGELYCQAYFHSFGLETVGLRYFNVFGPRQDPNSPYSAVIPLFVTAILSGKPPMIFGDGSQSRDFVFVKNVVHGNLLAAEAPQAAGKVFNMAEGRQTSLLQLLNALSELLGQSVQPNFQPARVGDVRESLADITQARVLLGYEPQTSLDQGLRQTIDYYRRISQDRLTVKS from the coding sequence ATGGCACGAGTTCTAGTCACTGGCGGCGCAGGCTTCATCGGTTCACACATTGCTGAGGCGTGTGTTAAACGCGGCGACACTGTTCGCGTGCTCGACAATCTATGCGCTGGTTTTCAACACAACTTGGCCGACGTGTGGGACGACATTGAATTCATCCAAGGCGATGTTGCCGATGAGTCTATCACGGCTCGCGCCGTGCGCGATGTCGAGCTGGTATTTCATCAGGCCGCATTGGCTTCTGTTCCGCTGAGCATCGAGCGACCGCTGGATACGCACAGAGCCTGCGTTACTGGCACGCTGAACGTACTGCACCAAGCCGCCCAAGCCGGGGTGCGCCGCGTCGTGTATGCGGCTAGCAGTAGTGCCTATGGCGACCGGCCCTATTCGGCCAAGCGTGAAACGGACTTACCCCAAGTTCTTAGCCCGTACGCTGCCGCCAAGCTGGCGGGCGAGTTGTACTGCCAAGCCTACTTTCACAGTTTCGGCTTGGAGACCGTCGGGCTACGATACTTCAACGTCTTTGGCCCCAGACAAGACCCCAACAGTCCTTACTCGGCCGTCATTCCGTTATTTGTGACCGCCATTCTGAGCGGCAAGCCGCCGATGATTTTCGGCGATGGAAGCCAGTCTCGCGATTTTGTGTTCGTCAAGAACGTCGTACACGGCAATCTGTTAGCCGCTGAAGCACCGCAAGCAGCCGGCAAAGTGTTTAACATGGCCGAAGGTCGACAAACGAGTTTGCTGCAATTATTGAACGCACTTTCCGAACTGCTCGGCCAGTCGGTTCAACCAAACTTTCAGCCAGCCCGCGTGGGCGATGTTCGAGAAAGCTTAGCCGATATCACCCAAGCCCGCGTTCTTTTGGGGTATGAACCGCAAACATCGCTAGACCAAGGATTGCGGCAGACGATCGACTACTATCGCCGCATCTCGCAAGATCGTCTAACGGTCAAGTCCTAG
- a CDS encoding MBL fold metallo-hydrolase, with the protein MPYQFDTSDITGQFILLGTGTSVGVPTIGCGCEVCRSTNPRNCRTRTAAIAGLPEGNLLFDTPPDLRQQLLRENIGIVHAVAFTHDHADHLMGLDDLRLFPFRLGGPVPLYCEPNVQQRIAKTFDYAFNDGPQTHPGAIPSLTFHAIGTEPFHVLGAQVRPLRMLHGPNFQVLGFRLGNIAFCTDTNYIPESSLQVLAGVEYLILDALRYQPHPTHFHVDAAIDVIRQVGPRQAYLTHICHDLEHEETCRRLPDGIDLAYDGLRLPLVL; encoded by the coding sequence GTGCCCTATCAATTTGACACTTCTGACATCACCGGCCAGTTCATTTTGCTGGGCACGGGCACTTCCGTAGGGGTGCCGACCATTGGTTGCGGCTGCGAAGTTTGCCGGAGCACAAATCCGCGAAATTGTCGCACCCGAACGGCGGCAATTGCAGGGCTGCCCGAAGGTAATCTGCTGTTCGATACACCGCCCGATTTGCGGCAGCAGTTGTTACGAGAGAACATCGGAATCGTGCACGCCGTAGCCTTCACGCACGACCACGCCGACCATCTCATGGGGCTGGATGATCTTCGGCTGTTTCCGTTTCGATTGGGTGGGCCTGTGCCGCTGTACTGTGAACCGAATGTCCAGCAGCGGATCGCCAAGACGTTTGATTACGCATTCAACGACGGACCGCAAACTCATCCTGGAGCCATTCCCAGCCTAACGTTTCATGCAATTGGTACTGAGCCGTTTCACGTATTGGGCGCTCAAGTGCGACCGCTAAGAATGTTGCACGGTCCCAATTTCCAAGTTCTTGGATTTCGGCTCGGTAACATCGCCTTTTGTACTGACACCAATTACATTCCCGAAAGCAGTTTGCAAGTGTTAGCGGGCGTTGAATATTTGATCCTTGATGCACTGCGCTATCAACCACACCCCACGCATTTTCACGTGGATGCGGCCATTGATGTCATTCGTCAGGTAGGGCCGCGTCAAGCGTATTTAACCCACATTTGCCACGACCTGGAACATGAAGAAACGTGTCGGCGCCTGCCCGACGGAATTGACCTAGCCTATGACGGCCTGCGTTTGCCGCTGGTGCTGTAG
- a CDS encoding alpha/beta-hydrolase family protein: MNAKMQLSGRVKRFFQGLHVFGIVLGVLFFAASLTPSLLPRPPLIQGILSGLALSLGYGLGILCVEVWRYLQLPVATNQTSEVMLRIAIMLSVMPMSYSVWRAAKWQNSIRTLMGLDPLDSVQPLYLCVVAFGMFVMLLAMARLFRTMLRFSSTKLERFFRPRLARLLGLAACLWVCWAISEGIIVRYAMRAIDRSFQQLDALMDDDLPVPTAAIQTGSPESLISWESLGNQGRKFISDGPSASDLEAFFRQPCAQPIRVYVGLNSADSAQERAVLALNELIRVRAFERSVLILATPTGTGWIDPACQNPLEYLHRGDIATVAVQYSYLNSPLALLTEAAYGATTAEAVFNAIYGYWRTLPRHARPRLFLNGLSLGSLNSDLSFQLFDVVDDPFDGALWCGPPFLHPTWKQATHQRQSGSPVWEPRIRNGTVIRFMTQGGNLAQAGETWGTFRIAFLQYASDPITFFDPRSAWQKPEWMNAPRGADVSSELTWFPVVTMLQLAADMIVGTAPPGFGHNYAAHDYIRAWLGLTEPQGWSSQELERLHRLFEKTQTASYGAP, from the coding sequence GTGAATGCTAAAATGCAACTCTCAGGTCGAGTAAAGCGTTTTTTCCAAGGGCTGCATGTATTCGGAATCGTCCTGGGTGTCTTATTCTTTGCCGCTTCACTGACGCCCTCGCTGCTTCCCCGGCCTCCCTTGATCCAGGGAATTCTGTCTGGTTTGGCATTGTCGCTTGGATATGGACTAGGGATTCTATGCGTTGAAGTGTGGCGGTACCTTCAACTACCAGTGGCAACAAATCAGACATCGGAGGTCATGCTACGCATTGCCATCATGCTCAGTGTGATGCCGATGAGCTACTCGGTTTGGCGAGCCGCTAAGTGGCAGAATTCGATACGAACACTGATGGGGCTAGACCCACTCGATAGTGTACAGCCGCTGTACTTGTGTGTGGTAGCTTTCGGTATGTTTGTAATGCTCTTGGCAATGGCGCGCCTATTTCGGACCATGCTGCGTTTTTCTTCCACCAAGCTTGAGCGGTTTTTTCGTCCGCGCCTGGCACGGTTATTGGGGCTGGCGGCATGCTTGTGGGTGTGCTGGGCTATTTCCGAAGGTATCATCGTGCGCTATGCGATGCGGGCCATCGATCGGTCCTTCCAGCAGCTCGATGCACTGATGGATGACGATCTGCCTGTGCCCACTGCAGCAATTCAAACTGGAAGTCCGGAGTCGTTGATATCCTGGGAATCTCTGGGAAATCAAGGTCGAAAATTCATTTCTGATGGACCTAGTGCATCGGATTTGGAAGCGTTCTTTCGACAGCCATGTGCGCAGCCAATTCGAGTCTATGTCGGTTTGAATTCTGCGGACTCGGCACAGGAACGGGCAGTATTGGCATTGAACGAGCTCATCCGCGTTCGGGCTTTCGAACGATCTGTCTTGATTCTCGCAACTCCTACGGGAACTGGCTGGATTGATCCCGCTTGTCAAAACCCACTTGAATACCTACATCGGGGCGACATCGCTACGGTGGCTGTCCAGTACTCCTACCTGAACAGCCCGTTAGCTCTGTTGACCGAAGCCGCGTACGGAGCGACCACGGCAGAAGCAGTATTCAATGCCATCTACGGGTATTGGAGAACGCTTCCCCGACATGCTCGCCCACGTCTGTTCTTGAACGGATTGAGCTTAGGATCCTTGAATTCAGATTTGTCTTTTCAGTTATTCGATGTGGTCGACGACCCCTTCGATGGCGCTTTGTGGTGTGGTCCGCCGTTTCTGCATCCGACATGGAAGCAAGCAACGCATCAACGCCAGTCCGGTTCCCCTGTATGGGAGCCTCGAATTCGCAACGGAACGGTGATTCGCTTTATGACTCAAGGCGGTAATTTAGCCCAGGCCGGGGAGACGTGGGGGACTTTTCGAATCGCGTTTTTACAATACGCAAGTGATCCGATAACTTTTTTTGACCCTAGGTCGGCTTGGCAAAAACCGGAATGGATGAATGCTCCGCGAGGCGCAGATGTGTCGTCAGAACTTACCTGGTTTCCGGTGGTAACTATGCTGCAGTTAGCTGCCGACATGATTGTTGGAACAGCCCCGCCAGGCTTCGGACATAACTATGCTGCACACGACTATATCCGAGCTTGGCTAGGATTGACCGAACCTCAGGGCTGGAGTAGCCAAGAGTTGGAAAGATTGCACCGACTGTTTGAGAAAACGCAGACTGCCTCCTATGGAGCACCCTAA
- a CDS encoding PQQ-like beta-propeller repeat protein, producing MTSTSGMSDFGRIVLGCLALLVLVIPSAIVRAADWGRFRGPSGDGQVQGVMPLQWSEQENIAWKVVVPGQGHSSPVIADGKIWLTTAIAEPLSDQQQREQLAGRRDAQNVNLVGSLSLHALAFDQQTGRLLHDVQIFQPEHPEPIHITNTYASPTPVIDQGRLYVHFGTYGAAAVDTQSGQVLWRFNQLHVDHQNGPGSSPIIWQDYLITHYDGTDQQFLAALKLSDGSLAWRTDRSGEMNPTPEMKKAYCTPTIVHTQRGPELISPAADWVYGYDPRDGSELWKANYGRLGFSTVPCPIVRNGIAYVCTSFMQSKLLAIRYGGQGDVTDSHVVWTSESNIPQKPSLALVGDLLFVCSDSGILTCMDADSGEEVWRERIGGKYSASPLVHDDRVYFFSMEGKSTVIRAARQFQRLAENQLDEGFNASPAVAGGALFARTDSHLYRIQQ from the coding sequence ATGACTTCGACCAGCGGGATGAGCGATTTCGGACGGATCGTACTCGGCTGTCTAGCCCTGCTGGTCCTCGTTATACCGTCTGCCATTGTCCGTGCGGCGGACTGGGGGCGGTTCCGTGGGCCCAGTGGCGATGGTCAGGTGCAGGGGGTAATGCCGTTACAATGGAGCGAGCAGGAAAACATCGCTTGGAAAGTAGTGGTGCCCGGCCAGGGTCATTCCTCCCCCGTTATTGCCGATGGAAAGATATGGCTTACCACAGCGATTGCCGAGCCGCTGAGCGACCAGCAACAGCGTGAGCAATTAGCTGGGCGCAGAGACGCTCAAAACGTCAACTTGGTTGGTAGTCTGTCGCTGCACGCTTTGGCTTTCGATCAGCAGACCGGCAGGCTACTTCATGACGTGCAGATATTTCAACCGGAGCATCCCGAGCCGATTCACATTACCAACACCTATGCTTCACCAACACCGGTGATTGATCAAGGTCGACTGTATGTTCACTTTGGGACATACGGTGCTGCAGCGGTCGATACGCAAAGTGGGCAAGTGCTGTGGCGATTCAACCAACTGCATGTTGATCATCAAAATGGACCCGGTAGCTCGCCAATCATCTGGCAAGATTACTTAATTACCCACTACGACGGCACCGACCAGCAGTTTCTCGCAGCCCTGAAACTCTCCGACGGCTCGTTGGCGTGGCGCACCGATCGCTCTGGCGAGATGAATCCCACGCCTGAGATGAAAAAGGCGTATTGCACGCCAACCATCGTGCATACACAGCGCGGTCCGGAACTGATTTCACCAGCCGCCGACTGGGTTTACGGTTATGATCCGCGCGATGGCAGCGAATTGTGGAAGGCAAATTATGGTCGGCTTGGTTTTTCCACCGTGCCCTGCCCCATCGTTCGCAATGGAATTGCTTATGTCTGCACCAGCTTCATGCAGTCCAAGCTGTTGGCAATTCGCTACGGAGGTCAAGGGGACGTGACCGATAGTCATGTGGTCTGGACATCGGAGAGTAACATTCCGCAAAAGCCATCGTTGGCGCTGGTGGGCGATCTGCTCTTCGTGTGCAGTGATTCGGGTATCTTGACTTGCATGGATGCCGATTCCGGAGAAGAGGTCTGGCGTGAGCGGATCGGTGGTAAGTATTCGGCATCACCACTGGTCCATGATGATCGCGTCTATTTCTTTAGCATGGAGGGCAAAAGTACCGTCATCCGCGCCGCCCGCCAATTCCAGCGGTTAGCCGAGAATCAACTGGACGAGGGCTTCAACGCCTCGCCAGCAGTCGCCGGTGGTGCGCTGTTTGCGCGCACGGACTCGCATCTGTACCGCATCCAGCAATAG
- a CDS encoding sigma-70 family RNA polymerase sigma factor — MNKKYRSETGFEDGFEAEFVHVDDLDSVASFGGDALNAELDESNETAEIQELDELDIEEGDLEELNDDTDGTDDPVRMYLMQMGEIPLLTRQQEIDFAKHIDRTRSRYRHWMLATDFMLQGACKLLEQVRDSKLRLDRTIEVSVTNAAEKKAIMKRIVPNVTTLRQLLISNHHDYFIAINRRLDAITRRAAWKRLTRRRNRAVRLVEEMNLRTNRLEPLFKKLEAIEGRMQLLKRQLDCSLQSPPMISGSLESAREELRYLMRITYESPRTLGRRIQRVRNNRLAYDAAKRDLSASNLRLVVSIAKKYRNRGLSFLDLIQEGNTGLMRAVDKFEHQRGFKFSTYATWWIRQAITRAIADQSRTIRVPVHMMDTMTKVRLVSRQLIQELGREPSVEETAARIGMAVEDARVIIKMSKQPLSLDQPVGDHEDSYFGEFLEDHREYDPLLEANQEALKLHINEAMQTLNFREREILKLRYGLADGYSYTLEEVGRIFSVTRERVRQIESKAVRKLQQPYRNKALLSYVDGVDPSTVGTESAR, encoded by the coding sequence ATGAACAAGAAGTATCGCTCGGAAACAGGTTTTGAAGATGGCTTTGAAGCTGAATTCGTTCACGTAGATGACCTGGATTCCGTGGCAAGCTTTGGCGGTGATGCGCTGAATGCCGAACTGGATGAATCCAACGAGACGGCAGAGATTCAAGAACTGGACGAACTGGACATCGAGGAAGGCGACCTGGAGGAATTGAATGACGACACGGACGGCACGGACGATCCCGTCCGCATGTATCTCATGCAGATGGGCGAGATTCCTCTGTTAACCCGTCAGCAGGAAATCGACTTCGCGAAACATATCGACCGCACTCGTAGCCGTTATCGCCATTGGATGCTGGCTACCGACTTCATGTTGCAAGGTGCATGTAAGCTTCTCGAACAAGTCCGCGACAGCAAACTGCGACTCGACCGCACTATCGAAGTCAGCGTAACCAACGCTGCCGAGAAGAAGGCGATCATGAAGCGGATTGTGCCCAATGTGACCACGCTCCGACAACTGTTGATCTCGAACCACCATGATTACTTCATCGCTATCAATCGACGGTTAGACGCGATCACGCGCCGCGCTGCTTGGAAGCGTCTGACGCGTCGGCGTAATCGGGCCGTTCGCTTGGTCGAAGAAATGAATCTACGAACCAATCGTTTGGAGCCGCTGTTCAAGAAGCTAGAAGCCATCGAAGGTCGTATGCAGTTGCTCAAGCGACAATTGGACTGTTCGCTGCAATCGCCTCCCATGATCAGCGGATCGCTGGAATCGGCTCGCGAGGAACTGCGCTATCTGATGCGTATAACCTACGAAAGCCCACGAACTCTGGGGCGGCGTATTCAGCGCGTTCGCAATAATCGACTGGCCTATGACGCAGCCAAACGTGATCTATCGGCCAGCAACTTGCGATTGGTTGTGTCGATCGCCAAGAAATATCGCAACCGGGGCCTGAGCTTTCTGGATTTAATTCAAGAAGGCAATACCGGCTTGATGCGTGCCGTGGACAAGTTCGAGCATCAGCGTGGCTTCAAATTTTCAACCTACGCCACCTGGTGGATTCGCCAAGCAATTACTCGCGCCATCGCTGACCAAAGCCGCACGATCCGCGTGCCAGTTCACATGATGGATACCATGACCAAGGTACGATTGGTGTCGCGTCAACTCATTCAAGAGCTAGGTCGTGAACCCAGTGTCGAAGAAACCGCTGCTCGCATCGGCATGGCCGTCGAGGATGCTCGGGTTATTATCAAGATGTCCAAGCAGCCCTTGTCGCTGGATCAACCCGTAGGCGACCACGAAGACAGTTACTTCGGCGAATTCCTGGAAGACCATCGTGAGTATGACCCATTACTGGAGGCCAATCAGGAAGCGCTCAAGCTACATATCAACGAAGCCATGCAGACACTGAATTTTCGCGAGCGAGAAATCCTGAAGCTTCGCTATGGCTTGGCCGATGGCTACTCCTATACCCTAGAGGAAGTGGGCCGAATATTCTCGGTAACTCGCGAACGTGTTCGGCAGATTGAAAGCAAGGCGGTTCGCAAGCTGCAACAGCCCTACCGCAACAAAGCGCTGCTGAGCTACGTGGATGGAGTCGACCCCAGCACCGTGGGAACCGAATCAGCTCGCTAA
- a CDS encoding metalloregulator ArsR/SmtB family transcription factor translates to MITDSLEWLQTLADATRVRLLAVLSQQELSVGELCSILQMPQSTVSRHLKVLSADGWVEHRRDGTNQLYSTTAERWSSSREHLWSWVVGQQENSATVLQDQARLRQVLAQRSRSEAFFRSAADEWDRLRVELFGSQLDAFILAASLAADAVVAELGCGSAPLAQLVSPYVRQVIAVDNSTSMLAAARQRLSGLDNVVIQQASLTELPLEDQSVDVAWLVMVLPYVESPELVLSESTRILKRSAPLVVVDLVPHDRQAYRQEMGHVRLGVAEDELSRWLDGAGMRLSKYHPLPPDPSAKGPALFAAVGHRV, encoded by the coding sequence ATGATTACCGACTCACTAGAATGGCTTCAAACGCTGGCTGACGCGACCCGCGTCCGGTTGTTAGCGGTTTTGAGCCAGCAGGAGCTATCGGTGGGCGAGTTGTGTTCGATCCTGCAAATGCCTCAAAGCACCGTCAGTCGGCATTTAAAGGTTTTGTCCGCCGATGGCTGGGTGGAGCATCGTCGCGACGGCACCAATCAATTGTACTCAACGACTGCCGAACGTTGGAGTTCGTCGCGAGAACACTTGTGGAGCTGGGTAGTTGGGCAACAGGAAAACTCGGCGACAGTACTCCAGGATCAGGCTCGACTGCGACAGGTACTGGCTCAACGCTCGCGGAGCGAAGCGTTTTTTCGATCTGCAGCCGACGAGTGGGACCGCCTGCGGGTTGAGCTGTTCGGCTCGCAGTTGGATGCTTTCATTCTGGCAGCCAGCCTAGCTGCGGATGCAGTGGTTGCCGAATTGGGATGCGGATCCGCTCCGCTGGCTCAGTTGGTGTCACCCTACGTGCGCCAAGTGATCGCCGTGGACAATTCTACATCCATGTTGGCTGCCGCTCGTCAACGGCTGAGCGGCTTGGACAATGTCGTCATTCAGCAGGCATCGTTGACCGAACTGCCACTGGAAGACCAGTCGGTGGATGTAGCCTGGTTAGTCATGGTACTGCCGTACGTGGAGAGTCCTGAGCTGGTGTTAAGCGAATCGACGCGGATACTCAAGCGGTCAGCACCGTTGGTGGTTGTCGATCTTGTGCCGCATGATCGCCAAGCATATCGCCAGGAAATGGGGCACGTTCGTTTGGGCGTTGCCGAAGATGAGTTGAGCCGCTGGTTGGACGGGGCAGGGATGAGATTATCTAAATATCATCCGCTACCTCCAGATCCATCGGCCAAGGGGCCCGCGCTGTTCGCAGCAGTGGGTCATCGAGTTTGA
- the ahcY gene encoding adenosylhomocysteinase — MSAVVTKGQGLDYKVRAFDLLTEGKRDEALALADLGRKEINLAEDEMPGLMALRTRYSAKKPLKGVKIMGSLHMTVQTAVLIETLVDLGADVRWVSCNIFSTQDSAAAAVVVGRGGSLDKPKGSAVYAWKGETLEEYWWCTNEALVWPDGSGPDLIVDDGGDATMLIHKGVEYEAAGVVPDFDPDKDSEEWGVVLALLKSELQNNPGKWTEMAKTIRGVSEETTTGVARLYDMAKNGSLLFPAINVNDSVTKSKFDNSYGCRHSLVDGLNRASDVMMGGKVAVVCGYGEVGKGCCQSLRGQGCRVIVTEIDPICALQAVMEGYEVKTLEDAIEYADFFITTTGNKDIITVDHMRQMKDKAIIGNIGHFDNEIDMAGLTKLEKAGEVERINIKPQYDQYRFKKTGRSVLILAEGRLLNLGCATGHPSFVMSSSFTNQVLAQLELWTKRDSGDYANKVYMLPKKLDEEVARLHLEKLGVKLTKLTPDQADYIGVPVEGPYKSDHYRY, encoded by the coding sequence ATGAGTGCGGTGGTAACCAAGGGTCAAGGGTTAGATTACAAGGTGCGTGCATTCGACTTGTTGACCGAAGGCAAGCGTGACGAAGCGCTGGCCTTGGCCGACCTGGGTCGTAAGGAAATCAATTTAGCCGAAGACGAAATGCCAGGCCTGATGGCGCTGCGTACACGCTACTCTGCCAAGAAGCCTCTCAAGGGCGTGAAAATCATGGGCAGCTTGCACATGACCGTGCAAACTGCAGTGCTGATTGAGACTTTGGTCGACCTGGGTGCCGATGTGCGCTGGGTCAGTTGCAACATCTTTTCGACCCAGGACAGCGCTGCGGCCGCCGTGGTAGTTGGTCGTGGTGGTTCGCTGGACAAGCCCAAGGGATCAGCCGTGTACGCCTGGAAAGGCGAAACCTTGGAAGAATACTGGTGGTGCACTAATGAAGCTTTGGTTTGGCCCGATGGCTCGGGGCCCGACTTAATCGTCGACGACGGTGGTGACGCCACGATGTTGATTCACAAGGGGGTCGAGTATGAAGCTGCGGGCGTTGTACCCGACTTTGATCCCGACAAAGATTCCGAAGAATGGGGCGTGGTACTGGCGCTGCTCAAGTCGGAACTGCAAAATAATCCTGGCAAGTGGACTGAAATGGCCAAGACGATTCGTGGTGTCAGTGAAGAGACCACCACGGGGGTGGCTCGACTGTACGACATGGCTAAGAACGGATCGCTGCTCTTCCCGGCCATCAACGTCAACGATTCAGTGACCAAGAGCAAGTTCGATAACAGCTACGGCTGTCGTCATTCGCTGGTCGATGGCCTGAATCGCGCCAGTGACGTGATGATGGGTGGCAAGGTCGCCGTAGTGTGTGGCTATGGCGAGGTCGGTAAAGGCTGTTGCCAGTCGCTGCGCGGTCAAGGCTGTCGCGTCATCGTTACCGAAATCGATCCGATCTGCGCCTTGCAAGCTGTGATGGAAGGTTACGAAGTCAAGACTCTCGAAGATGCCATCGAATATGCCGACTTCTTTATCACCACTACCGGCAACAAAGACATCATCACCGTCGATCACATGCGGCAGATGAAGGACAAGGCGATTATCGGCAACATCGGTCACTTCGACAATGAAATCGACATGGCCGGCTTGACTAAGCTGGAAAAGGCCGGCGAGGTCGAACGGATCAACATCAAGCCGCAATATGACCAGTATCGCTTCAAGAAGACTGGCCGTAGCGTATTGATCCTGGCTGAGGGCCGACTGCTCAATCTGGGTTGCGCGACAGGCCACCCCAGCTTTGTAATGAGCAGCAGCTTCACCAATCAAGTTTTGGCACAACTAGAATTGTGGACCAAACGCGATTCGGGCGACTACGCCAACAAGGTCTACATGCTGCCCAAGAAGCTGGACGAAGAAGTGGCTCGTCTGCACCTGGAGAAGCTCGGTGTCAAACTGACAAAGCTTACTCCCGATCAAGCCGACTACATCGGTGTTCCCGTGGAAGGTCCGTACAAGTCCGACCACTACCGCTACTAA